A single window of Streptomyces sudanensis DNA harbors:
- a CDS encoding zinc-dependent metalloprotease: MSDTPFGFGLPPEEPDDGDEGKKKPEGGAGPFGFGGLPGGQGGADNPLAAMFGSFDPADLGAAFQRLGQMLSYEGGPVNWDMAQQIARQAVAQGTPDGTKDASVGPAERKAVEEAVRLADLWLDDVTSLPSGSATAVAWSRAEWVEATLPAWRQLVDPVAERVGTAMGDVLPQEMQAMAGPLIGMMRSMGGAMFGQQIGQAVGVLAGEVVGSTDIGLPLGPAGKAALLPLNVTAFGRDLSVPPDEVRLYLALREAAHQRLFAHVPWLRSHLFGAVEGYARGIKVDTSKLEDAVAQLDPSNPEQLQEALQQGMFQPEDTAEQKAALARLETALALVEGWVDAVVHAAAGSRLTSADALRETLRRRRASGGPAEQTFATLIGLQLRPRRLRDASRLWASLTDARGVDGRDALWTHPDMLPTATDLDDPDGFVHREQMDFSELDRMLGEAADRPGEDGRDGKGGTGGDGRDGKGGTGE; the protein is encoded by the coding sequence GTGAGCGACACCCCATTCGGATTCGGCCTTCCGCCGGAGGAGCCGGACGACGGCGACGAGGGCAAGAAGAAGCCCGAGGGCGGTGCCGGCCCCTTCGGGTTCGGCGGTCTGCCCGGCGGCCAGGGCGGCGCGGACAACCCGCTCGCCGCGATGTTCGGGTCGTTCGATCCCGCCGACCTCGGCGCGGCCTTCCAGCGGCTCGGCCAGATGCTGAGCTACGAGGGCGGGCCGGTGAACTGGGACATGGCCCAGCAGATCGCCCGCCAGGCCGTCGCCCAGGGCACCCCGGACGGCACGAAGGACGCCAGCGTGGGCCCCGCCGAGCGGAAGGCCGTCGAGGAGGCCGTCCGCCTGGCCGACCTGTGGCTGGACGACGTGACGTCCCTGCCGTCCGGGTCGGCCACCGCGGTCGCCTGGTCGCGCGCGGAGTGGGTCGAGGCGACGCTGCCCGCCTGGCGGCAGCTCGTCGACCCGGTCGCGGAGCGCGTCGGCACGGCCATGGGCGACGTGCTGCCGCAGGAGATGCAGGCCATGGCGGGCCCGCTGATCGGCATGATGCGCTCCATGGGCGGCGCCATGTTCGGCCAGCAGATCGGCCAGGCCGTGGGCGTCCTCGCCGGCGAGGTGGTCGGTTCCACCGACATCGGCCTGCCGCTCGGCCCGGCCGGGAAGGCCGCGCTGCTGCCGCTGAACGTCACGGCGTTCGGCCGCGACCTGAGCGTCCCGCCGGACGAGGTGCGGCTGTACCTGGCGCTGCGCGAGGCGGCCCACCAGCGCCTCTTCGCCCATGTGCCGTGGCTGCGCTCGCACCTGTTCGGCGCGGTCGAGGGCTATGCGCGCGGGATCAAGGTCGACACGTCCAAGCTGGAGGACGCGGTCGCGCAGCTCGACCCGTCCAACCCCGAACAGCTCCAGGAAGCCCTGCAGCAGGGCATGTTCCAGCCGGAGGACACCGCCGAGCAGAAGGCGGCCCTGGCCCGGCTGGAGACGGCACTCGCCCTGGTCGAGGGCTGGGTGGACGCGGTGGTGCACGCGGCGGCCGGATCCCGGTTGACCTCGGCGGACGCGCTGCGCGAGACGCTGCGCCGGCGCCGCGCCTCGGGCGGCCCCGCCGAGCAGACCTTCGCGACGCTGATCGGCCTGCAGCTGCGGCCGCGCCGGCTGCGGGACGCCTCGCGGCTGTGGGCCTCGCTCACCGACGCGCGCGGCGTCGACGGCCGGGACGCCCTGTGGACGCACCCCGACATGCTGCCGACGGCCACGGACCTGGACGACCCGGACGGCTTCGTCCACCGGGAGCAGATGGACTTCTCCGAGCTGGACAGGATGCTCGGCGAGGCCGCCGACCGCCCCGGCGAGGACGGCCGGGACGGCAAGGGCGGCACCGGCGGGGACGGCCGGGACGGCAAGGGCGGCACCGGCGAGTGA
- a CDS encoding NUDIX hydrolase, protein MSLHDDAVLVLKGYEDQEDLRRAYLEHLAAHEDAMWRTCAAGHLTASALVVDPERGRVLLTLHRKLRMWLQMGGHCEPGDRRVAAAALREATEESGVPGLALLPGGPVRLDRHPTPCAWHLDVQYAAVAPPDAVAAISEESLDLRWFAYDEVARVADGSVARLVEATRARL, encoded by the coding sequence GTGAGCCTCCACGACGACGCGGTCCTCGTGCTGAAGGGGTACGAGGACCAGGAGGACCTGCGCCGCGCCTACCTGGAGCACCTCGCGGCGCACGAGGACGCGATGTGGAGGACCTGCGCGGCCGGGCACCTCACGGCCAGCGCGCTGGTGGTGGACCCGGAGCGCGGCCGGGTGCTGCTGACCCTGCACCGGAAGCTGCGCATGTGGCTCCAGATGGGCGGCCACTGCGAGCCGGGCGACCGCAGGGTGGCCGCCGCGGCGCTGCGCGAGGCGACCGAGGAGTCCGGGGTCCCGGGCCTGGCGCTGCTGCCGGGCGGCCCGGTCCGGCTGGACCGGCACCCGACGCCCTGCGCCTGGCACCTGGACGTGCAGTACGCGGCGGTGGCGCCGCCGGACGCGGTGGCGGCGATCAGCGAGGAGTCGCTGGACCTGCGCTGGTTCGCGTACGACGAGGTGGCCCGGGTGGCCGACGGGTCGGTGGCCCGGCTGGTGGAGGCCACCCGGGCGCGCCTCTGA
- a CDS encoding AIM24 family protein: MQSPLFSHVEQQSQDRYTVQNPQLLRVALTGHDDVLARKGAMVAYQGLMDFDGEYQNQGRRAARAQTGEGLDLMRCSGQGTVYLANLAQHIHVVDVDQEGLTVDSAYVLALDSALHTEVIAVDSQYGISGSGKYQLNISGRGQVALMTSGRPLMLQVTPDKYVNVDADAIVAWSSSLRVQMQAQTHSSNIRRRRGDTGEGWELNFLGEGFALVQPSEVMPPQNAQIGSGAAAQFGVGGQGARGRNQDNAWN; this comes from the coding sequence ATGCAGAGCCCGCTTTTCAGCCATGTCGAGCAGCAGAGCCAGGACCGGTACACCGTGCAGAACCCGCAGCTCCTGCGGGTCGCCCTCACCGGACACGACGACGTCCTCGCCCGCAAGGGCGCCATGGTGGCGTACCAGGGGCTGATGGACTTCGACGGGGAGTACCAGAACCAGGGCCGGCGCGCGGCCCGCGCCCAGACCGGCGAGGGGCTCGACCTGATGCGCTGCTCCGGGCAGGGCACCGTCTACCTCGCCAACCTGGCGCAGCACATCCACGTCGTGGACGTCGACCAGGAGGGGCTGACGGTGGACAGCGCCTACGTGCTGGCGCTCGACTCGGCACTGCACACCGAGGTCATCGCCGTGGACAGCCAGTACGGCATCTCCGGCTCCGGCAAGTACCAGCTGAACATCTCCGGCCGCGGCCAGGTCGCCCTCATGACGTCCGGCCGGCCGCTGATGCTCCAGGTCACCCCGGACAAGTACGTCAACGTCGACGCGGACGCGATCGTCGCCTGGTCGTCGTCGCTGCGCGTACAGATGCAGGCGCAGACCCACTCGTCGAACATCCGCCGGCGCCGCGGCGACACCGGAGAGGGCTGGGAGCTGAACTTCCTGGGCGAGGGCTTCGCCCTCGTCCAGCCCAGCGAGGTCATGCCCCCGCAGAACGCGCAGATCGGTTCGGGCGCCGCCGCCCAGTTCGGCGTCGGCGGGCAGGGCGCACGCGGCCGGAACCAGGACAACGCCTGGAACTGA
- a CDS encoding AIM24 family protein, translating to MNQQLMGYAPTPAAARMENHGNAMLKVVMATGQDLFARTGSVVAYEGFVQYEPNPPAVRQVASSWVTGEGAPLMKCSGDGLLYLADYGADVVVVHLDDDALSVNGTNVLAFDAHLRWGVERVKGMAKFAGQGLWNVQIAGTGWVALTSRGTPVVVDCGSGDDETYVDPDALVAWSPTLKVKGKRSFKASSLIGRGSGEAYQMAFSGRGVVVVQPSEDSTDRLRIRH from the coding sequence ATGAACCAGCAGCTCATGGGCTACGCCCCGACCCCGGCCGCGGCCCGCATGGAGAACCACGGCAACGCCATGCTGAAGGTCGTCATGGCCACCGGCCAGGACCTCTTCGCCCGCACCGGGTCCGTCGTCGCGTACGAGGGCTTCGTCCAGTACGAGCCGAACCCGCCCGCCGTGCGGCAGGTCGCCTCCTCCTGGGTCACCGGCGAGGGCGCGCCCCTGATGAAGTGCTCCGGCGACGGCCTGCTGTACCTGGCGGACTACGGCGCCGACGTGGTCGTCGTCCACCTCGACGACGACGCCCTGTCCGTCAACGGCACCAACGTGCTGGCCTTCGACGCGCACCTCAGGTGGGGCGTCGAGCGCGTCAAGGGCATGGCGAAGTTCGCCGGCCAGGGACTGTGGAACGTGCAGATCGCCGGCACCGGCTGGGTCGCGCTCACCTCGCGCGGCACGCCGGTCGTCGTCGACTGCGGGAGCGGCGACGACGAGACGTACGTCGACCCGGACGCGCTCGTCGCCTGGTCGCCGACGCTGAAGGTGAAGGGCAAGCGCAGCTTCAAGGCGTCCTCCCTGATCGGGCGCGGCAGCGGCGAGGCGTACCAGATGGCCTTCTCGGGCCGGGGCGTCGTCGTCGTCCAGCCGAGCGAGGACAGTACCGACCGCCTGCGGATCCGGCACTGA
- a CDS encoding AIM24 family protein, producing YGHPHHPQPPHGHAPGQTPPHGAPAPYGTPPAGTPYGTPPAGTPYGTPPAGTPYGTPPAGAPYGVPQGAPRGAGLAAALQKYRETPTGQRWTQQNAQLMRVDLAMGQTAVLARQGSMVMYQGKVDFGYKGAGFTGRVVGNATGQEMQLMRCTGRGQVFLAEDSAHLHPIELQGDGICVSAENVLAFDESLHREVRRIEGHGIPGGALFTMLFQGTGTVVVKTRGIPVVLPVTPTTFADCNAVVAWSAASQVILSSQVRLRRNAYPGHSGETVNLQFRGAPGNFVVVQPYEV from the coding sequence CTACGGCCACCCGCACCACCCCCAGCCGCCCCACGGCCACGCGCCCGGCCAGACGCCGCCGCACGGCGCGCCGGCCCCGTACGGCACGCCGCCCGCAGGCACCCCGTACGGCACGCCGCCCGCGGGCACCCCGTACGGCACGCCGCCCGCGGGCACCCCGTACGGCACGCCGCCCGCGGGCGCCCCGTACGGCGTCCCGCAGGGGGCGCCGCGGGGAGCGGGGCTCGCGGCCGCGCTCCAGAAGTACCGGGAGACGCCCACGGGCCAGCGCTGGACGCAGCAGAACGCGCAGCTCATGCGGGTCGACCTGGCCATGGGGCAGACCGCGGTGCTCGCCCGCCAGGGCAGCATGGTCATGTACCAGGGGAAGGTCGACTTCGGCTACAAGGGCGCCGGGTTCACCGGCCGCGTCGTCGGCAACGCCACCGGCCAGGAGATGCAGCTCATGCGCTGCACCGGCCGCGGCCAGGTGTTCCTCGCCGAGGACAGCGCCCACCTGCACCCGATCGAACTCCAGGGCGACGGGATCTGCGTCTCCGCCGAGAACGTCCTCGCGTTCGACGAGTCGCTCCACCGGGAGGTCCGCCGCATCGAGGGCCACGGCATCCCCGGCGGCGCGCTGTTCACCATGCTGTTCCAGGGCACCGGCACGGTCGTCGTGAAGACGCGGGGCATCCCGGTCGTCCTGCCGGTCACGCCGACCACGTTCGCCGACTGCAACGCCGTCGTGGCCTGGTCGGCCGCCTCCCAGGTGATCCTCTCCAGCCAGGTCCGGCTGCGGCGCAACGCCTACCCGGGGCACAGCGGCGAGACCGTGAACCTCCAGTTCCGGGGCGCCCCCGGCAATTTCGTCGTCGTCCAGCCGTACGAGGTCTGA
- a CDS encoding M48 family metallopeptidase, whose protein sequence is MPADSQPGPSGDPSRTGRTSAVEVRRSHRRRRTVSAYREGDRVVVLIPARMPETEERRWIGVMLDKLAAQESRRRPGDSELAERAERLSAQYLGGRARPASVRWVTNQNTRWGSCTPAEGSIRLSHRLQGMPEYVVDYVLLHELAHLLVPGHGPRFWRLLEAYPRTERARGYLEGVAADRPAGPPAGPGA, encoded by the coding sequence GTGCCCGCCGATTCCCAGCCCGGCCCGTCCGGCGACCCCTCCCGGACCGGCCGGACGTCCGCCGTCGAGGTGCGCAGGAGCCACCGCCGCCGCCGGACCGTCTCCGCCTACCGGGAGGGCGACCGGGTCGTCGTCCTGATCCCCGCCCGGATGCCGGAGACGGAGGAGCGGCGCTGGATCGGCGTCATGCTGGACAAGCTCGCCGCCCAGGAGAGCAGGCGCCGCCCCGGCGACTCCGAGCTGGCCGAGCGCGCCGAGCGGCTGTCCGCCCAGTACCTCGGCGGCCGGGCGCGCCCCGCCTCCGTCCGCTGGGTCACCAACCAGAACACCCGCTGGGGCTCCTGCACCCCCGCCGAGGGCAGCATCCGCCTGTCGCACCGGCTCCAGGGCATGCCCGAGTACGTGGTCGACTACGTCCTGCTGCACGAGCTGGCGCACCTGCTCGTCCCCGGGCACGGGCCGCGGTTCTGGCGGCTCCTGGAGGCGTACCCCCGGACGGAACGCGCGCGGGGCTACCTGGAGGGCGTCGCCGCCGACCGTCCGGCCGGCCCCCCGGCCGGGCCCGGCGCCTGA
- a CDS encoding TOMM precursor leader peptide-binding protein produces VLDGGRVQPWDVAPGGPPPESVGERRDAAARRLVARSAPGGRTGGGRGGGGGPEPGLSLVVVAPRDGLAAYAPDPVTADTWVGTGTPHLFAGVLEATGVVGPLVLPGDSACARCVELGRTDADPAWPRLTAQWRSGRRSGAVPAGDVGLAASVAGLAAAHALAFLDGDVPASAGARWEVSSPLLRWRASRVRPHGQCPCGAADREEERTERERASAVRGGQDTMAG; encoded by the coding sequence ACGTACTGGACGGCGGGCGGGTGCAGCCGTGGGACGTGGCGCCCGGCGGACCGCCGCCCGAGTCAGTCGGGGAGCGGCGGGACGCGGCGGCCCGCCGGCTGGTGGCGCGGTCGGCGCCGGGCGGCCGTACGGGCGGAGGACGGGGCGGTGGGGGTGGGCCGGAGCCGGGGCTGTCGCTGGTGGTCGTCGCGCCGCGGGACGGCCTCGCGGCGTACGCCCCGGACCCGGTGACGGCCGACACGTGGGTGGGCACGGGGACCCCGCACCTGTTCGCGGGGGTGCTGGAGGCCACGGGGGTGGTGGGCCCGCTGGTGCTGCCCGGGGACTCGGCGTGCGCGCGGTGTGTGGAGCTGGGGCGGACGGACGCCGATCCCGCGTGGCCCCGGTTGACGGCGCAGTGGAGGTCGGGCCGCCGAAGCGGTGCCGTACCGGCCGGTGACGTGGGGCTGGCGGCGTCGGTGGCCGGACTGGCCGCCGCGCACGCGCTGGCCTTCCTCGACGGGGACGTGCCGGCGAGTGCGGGCGCCCGGTGGGAGGTCTCGTCGCCGCTGCTGCGGTGGCGGGCTTCGCGGGTGCGTCCGCACGGGCAGTGCCCCTGCGGGGCGGCGGACCGGGAGGAGGAGCGGACGGAACGGGAGCGGGCCTCGGCGGTCCGGGGCGGGCAGGACACAATGGCGGGGTAG
- a CDS encoding ABC1 kinase family protein, producing MSDLPRKAITRTAKLAALPLSFAGRATWGLGKRIGGRSAEIVARELQERTAEQLFKVLGELKGGAMKLGQALSVFESALPEEVAGPYRAALTKLQEAAPPMPARTVHGVLAEHLGDEWRELFLEFDDRPAAAASIGQVHRAVWHDGRPVAVKVQYPGAGEALLSDLTQLSRFALLLGPLVPGMDIKPLIAEMRDRVSEELDYALEGRAQQEHAAEFAGDPDVVVPDVVHGSDRVLVTEWIDGTPLSKVIADGTPEERDRAGQLLARFLFSGPARTGLLHADPHPGNFRLLPGEDGGEPRLGVLDFGTVDRLPGGLPETIGLCLRMALEGEAETVYELLRDEGFVKESIELDPEAVLEYLLPIIEPAGADEFLFTREWIRTQAARVADPRSPAHQLGRQLNLPPAYLLIHRVTLSTIGVLCQLNASVRLRDELEEWLPGFLPEEPLEEPA from the coding sequence ATGTCTGATCTTCCCCGGAAGGCGATCACCCGTACCGCCAAGTTGGCCGCGCTGCCACTGAGCTTCGCGGGGCGGGCGACCTGGGGGCTCGGCAAGCGGATCGGGGGCAGGTCCGCCGAGATCGTGGCGCGTGAGCTCCAGGAGCGCACGGCGGAGCAACTCTTCAAGGTGCTGGGCGAGTTGAAGGGCGGCGCGATGAAGCTCGGGCAGGCGCTGTCCGTCTTCGAGTCGGCGCTGCCGGAGGAGGTCGCCGGGCCGTACCGGGCGGCGCTGACGAAGCTCCAGGAGGCGGCGCCGCCGATGCCGGCGCGCACGGTGCACGGAGTGCTCGCCGAGCACCTGGGCGACGAGTGGCGGGAGCTCTTCCTGGAGTTCGACGACAGGCCGGCCGCGGCGGCGTCGATCGGGCAGGTGCACCGGGCGGTGTGGCACGACGGGCGCCCGGTCGCGGTGAAGGTGCAGTACCCGGGGGCCGGTGAGGCGCTGCTGTCGGATCTGACGCAGCTGAGCCGTTTCGCCCTGCTGCTGGGCCCCCTGGTGCCGGGGATGGACATCAAGCCGCTGATAGCCGAGATGCGCGACCGGGTGTCGGAGGAGCTGGACTACGCGCTGGAGGGGCGGGCGCAGCAGGAGCACGCCGCGGAGTTCGCCGGTGATCCCGACGTGGTGGTCCCCGACGTGGTGCACGGGTCGGACCGGGTGCTGGTGACGGAGTGGATCGACGGGACGCCCCTGTCGAAGGTCATAGCGGACGGCACTCCGGAGGAGCGGGACCGGGCGGGCCAGTTGCTGGCCCGGTTCCTGTTCTCCGGGCCGGCGCGGACGGGGCTGCTGCACGCCGACCCCCATCCGGGGAACTTCCGCCTGCTGCCGGGCGAGGACGGCGGCGAGCCGCGGCTGGGCGTACTGGACTTCGGCACCGTGGACCGGCTTCCCGGCGGACTGCCGGAGACCATCGGCCTCTGCCTGCGGATGGCGCTGGAGGGCGAGGCGGAGACGGTCTACGAACTGCTCCGCGACGAGGGGTTCGTGAAGGAGTCGATCGAGCTCGATCCGGAGGCGGTGCTGGAGTACCTGCTGCCGATCATCGAGCCGGCCGGCGCCGACGAGTTCCTCTTCACACGGGAGTGGATCCGCACGCAGGCGGCACGGGTGGCCGATCCGCGCTCCCCCGCCCACCAGTTGGGCAGGCAGCTCAACCTCCCGCCCGCGTACCTGCTGATCCACCGGGTGACGCTGAGCACGATCGGGGTGCTGTGCCAGCTGAACGCCTCGGTGCGGCTGCGGGACGAGTTGGAGGAGTGGCTGCCGGGGTTCCTGCCCGAGGAGCCGCTGGAGGAGCCCGCCTGA
- a CDS encoding WhiB family transcriptional regulator, with the protein MHPEAHAPSVPPSQTLPPPGLTEDHDVTALTTLTALDDAIENLGAPVPCRSYDPEVFFAESPADVEYAKSLCRTCPLMAACLAGAKERREPWGVWGGELFVQGVVVARKRPRGRPRKNPVMA; encoded by the coding sequence GTGCATCCCGAAGCGCACGCCCCGTCCGTACCGCCTTCCCAGACGCTCCCCCCGCCCGGCCTCACGGAGGACCACGACGTGACCGCCCTCACCACCCTCACCGCGTTGGACGACGCCATCGAGAACCTCGGCGCGCCCGTCCCCTGCCGCTCCTACGACCCGGAGGTCTTCTTCGCCGAGTCGCCCGCGGACGTCGAGTACGCCAAGTCCCTCTGCCGCACCTGCCCCCTGATGGCCGCCTGCCTCGCGGGCGCCAAGGAACGGCGGGAGCCGTGGGGCGTCTGGGGCGGTGAGCTCTTCGTCCAAGGGGTGGTCGTCGCCCGCAAGCGGCCGCGAGGCCGTCCCCGCAAGAACCCGGTCATGGCATGA
- a CDS encoding HRDC domain-containing protein: RARGPVRCRVCGTTLTVAGEMKLMRCEDCPSEMDEGLYERLLEWRAGQARRLGQPDYCVFTEKTLVAIAETVPSTDAELAVIPGVGIRKLNRFGADVLAICAGERRVDGDGAE, from the coding sequence GGCGCGCCCGGGGCCCGGTCCGCTGCCGGGTCTGCGGCACCACGCTCACGGTCGCCGGCGAGATGAAGCTGATGCGCTGTGAGGACTGCCCCTCGGAGATGGACGAGGGCCTGTACGAGCGGCTCCTGGAGTGGCGGGCCGGCCAGGCCCGCCGGCTGGGGCAGCCCGACTACTGCGTCTTCACCGAGAAGACCCTCGTCGCCATCGCGGAGACCGTCCCGTCGACCGACGCCGAACTGGCCGTGATCCCCGGCGTCGGCATCCGCAAGCTCAACCGCTTCGGAGCCGATGTCCTGGCCATCTGCGCAGGTGAGAGGCGCGTGGACGGCGATGGCGCGGAATGA
- a CDS encoding mycoredoxin: MQGTVTMYSTTWCGYCRRLKSQLDREGIAYTEINIEQDPESAAFVEKANGGNQTVPTVLVRPNGGGEDVVMTNPSLMQVQQALAG; this comes from the coding sequence ATGCAGGGAACTGTGACGATGTACAGCACGACCTGGTGCGGGTACTGCCGCCGGCTCAAGAGCCAGCTGGACCGCGAGGGGATCGCGTACACCGAGATCAACATCGAGCAGGACCCTGAGTCCGCCGCCTTCGTCGAGAAGGCCAACGGCGGCAACCAGACCGTTCCGACCGTGCTCGTCCGGCCGAACGGCGGCGGTGAGGACGTCGTGATGACCAACCCGAGCCTGATGCAGGTGCAGCAGGCCCTCGCCGGCTGA
- the nudC gene encoding NAD(+) diphosphatase: MSTVGNEAVPRPIRFTAPGGIDRAAHHRLDEAWLAAAWSHPTTRVFVVSGGRVLVDDTPDGRTELVTTPSFEVPDTEDPRYFLGTDEDGVSYFALQKDALPGRMDQPARQAGLREAGLLLGARDAALMVHAVALENWQRLHPFCARCGERTDIAAAGHVRRCPACGAEHYPRTDPAVIMLVTDEHDRALLGRQVHWPKGRFSTLAGFVEPGESIEQAVAREVHEEAGVTVGEVRYVASQPWPFPSSLMLGFTARATSSEIDVDGDEIEEARWFSREELAAAFASGEVLPPYGVSIATHLIETWYGRPLPRPGTPG, encoded by the coding sequence GTGAGCACCGTCGGCAACGAGGCCGTCCCCCGCCCGATCCGCTTCACCGCCCCGGGCGGGATCGACCGCGCGGCCCACCACCGCCTCGACGAGGCGTGGCTCGCCGCCGCGTGGAGCCACCCCACCACCCGCGTGTTCGTCGTCTCCGGCGGCCGGGTGCTGGTCGACGACACCCCGGACGGGCGCACCGAACTGGTCACCACGCCGTCCTTCGAGGTGCCCGACACCGAGGACCCCCGCTACTTCCTCGGCACGGACGAGGACGGCGTCAGCTACTTCGCGCTCCAGAAGGACGCGCTGCCCGGCCGGATGGACCAGCCGGCGCGCCAGGCCGGGCTGCGCGAGGCCGGCCTGCTGCTGGGCGCCCGGGACGCCGCCCTGATGGTCCACGCGGTCGCCCTGGAGAACTGGCAGCGCCTCCACCCCTTCTGCGCCCGCTGCGGGGAGCGCACGGACATCGCGGCGGCGGGCCACGTCCGCCGCTGCCCGGCCTGCGGCGCGGAGCACTACCCGCGCACCGACCCGGCCGTGATCATGCTGGTCACCGACGAGCACGACCGGGCGCTGCTCGGGCGGCAGGTCCACTGGCCGAAGGGCCGCTTCTCCACCCTCGCCGGGTTCGTCGAACCGGGCGAGTCCATCGAGCAGGCCGTGGCCCGCGAGGTGCACGAGGAGGCCGGCGTCACGGTCGGCGAGGTGCGGTACGTCGCCAGCCAGCCGTGGCCGTTCCCCTCCAGCCTGATGCTGGGCTTCACGGCCCGCGCCACCTCCTCGGAGATCGACGTCGACGGGGACGAGATCGAGGAGGCCCGCTGGTTCTCCCGCGAGGAGCTGGCCGCCGCCTTCGCGTCCGGGGAGGTGCTCCCGCCGTACGGCGTCTCGATCGCGACGCACCTGATCGAGACGTGGTACGGCAGGCCGCTGCCCCGGCCGGGCACCCCCGGCTGA